In Roseofilum reptotaenium CS-1145, the genomic window GGGTAGGAGTTGCGTAACAATTTGATCACGACGTTTAGGGAGTCGGATAGGCGGGTTCCTTGATAGACTAGGGTTCGTTCTCCTTCATATATGTTTTGTCCAATTTGATAGCCGGGAAGTGTTGGAGTCATTGGTCTAGTCTTTATTAGGGATAGCGATCGCCAAAGAAGACCTTTGTTCTATTCAGAAGTATAGTTTACTTCTGTTGTTGGTACGGGTCTGTTTTGCCTAATTTGATAACCAGGTAACTTCAAGACCATTTGTCTATGTACTTTTGGCGGAATTTAGATTATAGCCTTTATATTAGATTCAAGTAGAGATCGCGATCGCTCCTTCATGGTGATGCGATTCCTCCTATCTTGCAGAAGAGTCTATAACCTGGTTTTGGCGATCGCCAAAACCTATCTACTTCTTATTTTTTGTATTATTTGATACAGGAATGGAGATCGTAAACTCAGTTCCTTTACCCAATTCTGATATGAAAGCTATAGTTCCACCATGTTTTTCTTGGACAATTTTGTAGGCGATCGCCAGTCCCAAACCCGTACCTTTTCCCACCGCTTTAGTCGTAAATCCTTGCTCGAATATTTTCGCTTTCACCTCTTCTGGCATTCCCCTACCATTATCCGCAATTTTAACAACGATACATTTTTTATCTTGACCAAATTTCGTACTGATAGTAATGCAATTGGGTTGTGTTTCTATTTCTGTAAATGCTTTTCCTGCATTGCTTTCATCCAAGGCATCAATAGCATTAGACAAAAGATTCATAAAGACTTGATTGATGGGGCCAACATAACAGTTCACTTCAGGAATATCGCCATAGTTTTTCACGATCTCAATAGCGGGTCGTTCTTCATTAGCTTTCAGCCGATATTTGAGAATTAAGAGAGTGCTATCTAGACCCTCATGGAGATTGAATTTAACTTTTTCACCGGCATCACTGCGAGAAAAAGTTCGCAACGACGTACTAATATTTTGAATGCGATCGCATCCCGTTTGCATTGATTCAATTAGTTTGGGAAAATCTTCCCGAATAAAATCAGGATCAAACTCTTCAATCTCGTCCAGAACTGACTCAGGAGGGGACGTATTTTCTTGATAGAGAGCCAGAATTTCAAGTAAGTCTTGCAAATAGTCTTGTGCAGCCCCGATATTCCCACCAATAAAACCGAGAGGATTATTGATTTCGTGGGCGACTCCTGCCACCAATTGACCTAATGTAGCCATTTTTTCACCTTGGACTAATTGCAGTTGGGCTTCTTGAAGCTGCTCCAAGCGTCGGCACAATTCTTGGTTGGTCTGTCCCAATTGTTCATTCATCTGTTGCAGTAGTACATTTTGTTCCGCTAATTTTAGATCTTGAAGTTCATTTTTTTGCTGTAATTCCTGTTGTAGGCGGTGCAAAGAGAGATGGGTTTTTACCCTCGCCCAAACCTCTTCCGCCTGAAATGGCTTAGTGATATAATCAACTCCACCGACTTCAAAGGCCTTTAATTTGTCTAGCACCTCATCAAAAGCACTGACAAAAATCACAGGAATATCTCGCGTTCTTTCATCCTCTTTGAGGTGCTGACAGACTTGGTAGCCATCCATCTCTGGCATGGAAATATCCAGTAATATCAGGTCTGGATAGTCTAAATGAATGCCTTGGAGGGCTAATTTACCGCTCGGAATGGGTCTAATGGTATATCCTTTCTCTGATAACAAACCCATCAATAGTTGTAAGTTAGCGGGACTATCATCAATAATTAAGATATTGCCTGAATCGCCGTTCATTTGCTCACTATTCATAGAGGTTGATATTATTCGGTCAGTAAATTTAGAATTTTCTGATAGTCAAAGCGATCGCAACATGCTTTGATCGCCTGAGCTAAAGCGGGATCGTCAGCAGCAATCTCGTCTAGAACAATGGCCAACAGCTTCAGATTGCCCGTGAGTAACAATTCCTGCAATTGTTGCCGAAGAGTCTCTGGGAGTTCCATCAACGCTTCGCGGGTTAATGTATTTTCTGTGGAAGTTGCACTGGAAGTGTCAATTTCTTCTAGGCCTTCATAAACATACCGCACCCCTAAATGTTTCTGTATAGCCTCAAGGATTTCTTCTTGTCGAAATGGTTTGCGTAAAAAGTCATCGCAGCCAGCAGAGACAACCACTGCTCTCTCTTCTTCTAAGACACTAGCAGTGAGGGCAATAATCACCGTATTTTGTCCTTGAATCGTCGCTTTGATGCGCCGTGTTGCTTCGTATCCATCCAGAACTGGCATCCTCATATCCATCCAAATCAAGTGCGGTTCCCAACTGTGCCAATTTTCTATGGCTTCTTTGCCATTGCTGGCTTCTTTAAGTTCAAACCCCAAGGGAGATAGCAATTGGTTTAATAACTTACGATTCAAAGGCTTGTCATCGACCAGTAAAATCCGGTAGCGAGGTTGACCGGGTTCGAGGGCGATAACATGCCGTTTGGGTCTGCGCTCTTCGACTTGGTCTCGTTCTATAGGAATAGCATTGATATCGAATTGAAAGACTGTGCCTTTTCCAACTTGGGATTGAACCGTTAGCTCACCTCCCATCAATTGCACAAAGGAACGGCTGATCGTTAGGCCTAATCCGGTTCCCTCTTGGGACTTTTTGCCGCTGGTGGTTTGGGAAAATGCTTCAAAGAGCTGGTCTAATTCTTGTTCTGCAATTCCAGCTCCGGTATCTTCTACTTCAAAAATCAGTTTAATCTGGGTATCGGAGTAGATGGGACTAGGTGCGACTCTCACCGATACTCCTCCCGTTTCTGTAAATTTAATAGCATTGTTAATCAAGTTAATCAGAATTTGGCGCACTTTGAGTTCATCGGTACAAATATACCGGGTTAAATCCGGCTCCCACGCTACTGCTAAGTTGAGTCCTTTTGCCTCTGCTTTCAAGTGTAGTAAATCTTCTATATCGGAGAGTAAGCGGTACAGATCAAAATTCTTGGGATTCAGAGTGGTTCGTCCAGCTTCAATTTTCGAGAGGTCGAGAACATTGTTAATCAACGTTAGCAAATGTTCTCCACTACGGTTGATAATGCTAACGTTTTCCTGCTGTTCTTCTGGCAGGGTTTGGGAGCGAATCATCAGTTGGGAAAAACCAAGAATGGCATTGAGGGGCGTTCTCAGTTCGTGACTCATGCTGGCAATAAAGTTGCTTTTTGCAGCGCTGGCAGTATCGGCTTTTTCTTTGGCAAGTTGGAGTTCGGCAGTGCGTTCTTGAACTCTCAATTCTAATTGTTGCGCTTGCTCTCTGAGTTGGGACTCTGATTTTCGTAGGGCGGCTTCAGCTTGTTTTTGTTCAGTAATATCGCGCAGAATAATGACATTTTCTTCAAAAAAGTTGTGGGTTAATTCTGAGGTGGACATTTCTAGGACGATCGCCCGTTCCCCCAAGATTAATTGCTGTTCGCTCAGTCGCGGCCAACTTTCTACAGTATCCGGCAAATTTCTTAAATAGTCTTTGAGGGGGCGGCCGATCAGGTCGCGTCTATCGGTTTCAAATAATGCAGTCATGGCTGGGTTAACCTGGCGAATAACTCCCAGGCGGTCAATCGCTCCGATGGCATCTTGGGCAATGGTAAATAAAAGTTCCGCTTGTTCTCTGGCTTCGGCAATTCTAGCAACTTGAGGTAAGCTCGTCCAACAGGCGATCGCTACTCCTACAAATCCCACCGTTAAGATAACAATCACTAGCACGCTATTTCGGATCTCTGGGGGTAGCCAGTGGAATCGAGAACTCATCGACCAACCGAGTGCTGCTGCCCCGCAAACGAGAAAGATCAATACCGAGACTTGAAGCCCAACAAAATCATTAAAATCTCCGGCTGGCCTCATTTGATAGCGCTTGTTCCACCAAGTGGGCTGAAAAATGGGCAGTTTTAAGGACCATTGATCGATCGCGCGATCGGCTAAAATCAGTACGATGGGGATAGCTAAACCGACACAAAAATCAGTCACGCTCCAAGCCAAACCGCCAACCACCAGCACCAGGGTTTCGATTATTAGAAAACCGAGAGACCACCACGGCCAAAGCACTTCCGGCTTTTCACGATTGAGCCATAGTCCCAGATGAAGCACCATCATGGAAACGAGATAGCCAATTCCGGTGATCGAGATAATCCGCAAAACATTTCCCCAAATTAAACAAGCAATGCTAATGATTAGTGTGGCAGTGAGGGCAGGGCCTAAAACACCTCGACGGGACACCACGCCAAATACTGGGGCAATATAGTCATCAA contains:
- a CDS encoding hybrid sensor histidine kinase/response regulator, with translation MNGDSGNILIIDDSPANLQLLMGLLSEKGYTIRPIPSGKLALQGIHLDYPDLILLDISMPEMDGYQVCQHLKEDERTRDIPVIFVSAFDEVLDKLKAFEVGGVDYITKPFQAEEVWARVKTHLSLHRLQQELQQKNELQDLKLAEQNVLLQQMNEQLGQTNQELCRRLEQLQEAQLQLVQGEKMATLGQLVAGVAHEINNPLGFIGGNIGAAQDYLQDLLEILALYQENTSPPESVLDEIEEFDPDFIREDFPKLIESMQTGCDRIQNISTSLRTFSRSDAGEKVKFNLHEGLDSTLLILKYRLKANEERPAIEIVKNYGDIPEVNCYVGPINQVFMNLLSNAIDALDESNAGKAFTEIETQPNCITISTKFGQDKKCIVVKIADNGRGMPEEVKAKIFEQGFTTKAVGKGTGLGLAIAYKIVQEKHGGTIAFISELGKGTEFTISIPVSNNTKNKK
- a CDS encoding amino acid permease, producing MSRLVAQHQHQKLTMRLTRSFSRLEDFGFSLTGLLVWPGTVIGMHYALGPQALWVWLPAVIVAILLNLQLARLGSYWPEMSGGTSNYATRLLKPYPGLGLYAASGYFISWAALIPINAIVLTDLIAALLTPYSIEIPNTALNIGFTLIAFILAFSGNRALAILHLIFMLPAIGFLLVFAIQGLGWLVLSPDSPGFFPDRWSPFAPVEWAKWYLVAVYAVYASEGATAFIADSRQPSSALHYLKLTAGLLPIVYIGGSWVVMRLDSDRTFGDDALVNLIQSAQAFWGDSATVLIVLLIAFASLLSCATTVALSARVLYQLALDDYIAPVFGVVSRRGVLGPALTATLIISIACLIWGNVLRIISITGIGYLVSMMVLHLGLWLNREKPEVLWPWWSLGFLIIETLVLVVGGLAWSVTDFCVGLAIPIVLILADRAIDQWSLKLPIFQPTWWNKRYQMRPAGDFNDFVGLQVSVLIFLVCGAAALGWSMSSRFHWLPPEIRNSVLVIVILTVGFVGVAIACWTSLPQVARIAEAREQAELLFTIAQDAIGAIDRLGVIRQVNPAMTALFETDRRDLIGRPLKDYLRNLPDTVESWPRLSEQQLILGERAIVLEMSTSELTHNFFEENVIILRDITEQKQAEAALRKSESQLREQAQQLELRVQERTAELQLAKEKADTASAAKSNFIASMSHELRTPLNAILGFSQLMIRSQTLPEEQQENVSIINRSGEHLLTLINNVLDLSKIEAGRTTLNPKNFDLYRLLSDIEDLLHLKAEAKGLNLAVAWEPDLTRYICTDELKVRQILINLINNAIKFTETGGVSVRVAPSPIYSDTQIKLIFEVEDTGAGIAEQELDQLFEAFSQTTSGKKSQEGTGLGLTISRSFVQLMGGELTVQSQVGKGTVFQFDINAIPIERDQVEERRPKRHVIALEPGQPRYRILLVDDKPLNRKLLNQLLSPLGFELKEASNGKEAIENWHSWEPHLIWMDMRMPVLDGYEATRRIKATIQGQNTVIIALTASVLEEERAVVVSAGCDDFLRKPFRQEEILEAIQKHLGVRYVYEGLEEIDTSSATSTENTLTREALMELPETLRQQLQELLLTGNLKLLAIVLDEIAADDPALAQAIKACCDRFDYQKILNLLTE